From the genome of bacterium, one region includes:
- a CDS encoding class II fructose-bisphosphate aldolase, whose amino-acid sequence AGLEEAAALVIAAANKATIPVALHLDHGTSYEQNVQCLRAGFTSLMYDGSKEKFEDNIANSAEIARMTHACGIPLECELGLIPKIEDYLTEEQMAPCKSGEVECVLDLMSEAEVAKLYENSTDPDQAADFRDRTKCDALAVAIGAIHGMTGRGSKLNFDLLQTLMDKVGLPFVLHAASGIPLDQMQKACAMGVCKVNVATRISMALIQGTAERLAENPDQKDFRKVFDKGMVRVKEVVDEYVDLFGCAGKAGKGWYLGPQNVAITKESPE is encoded by the coding sequence CGCCGGCCTGGAAGAGGCCGCGGCCCTCGTCATCGCCGCCGCCAACAAGGCCACCATCCCCGTGGCCCTGCACCTGGACCATGGCACCAGCTACGAGCAGAACGTCCAGTGCCTGCGCGCCGGCTTCACCTCGCTGATGTACGACGGCTCCAAGGAGAAGTTCGAGGACAACATCGCCAACAGCGCCGAGATCGCCCGCATGACTCATGCCTGCGGCATTCCCCTGGAGTGCGAGCTGGGCCTGATCCCCAAGATCGAGGACTACCTGACCGAAGAGCAGATGGCCCCGTGCAAGAGCGGCGAGGTGGAGTGCGTCCTGGACCTGATGAGCGAAGCCGAAGTCGCCAAGCTCTATGAGAACAGCACCGACCCCGACCAGGCCGCCGACTTCCGCGACCGCACCAAGTGCGACGCGCTGGCCGTCGCCATCGGCGCCATCCACGGCATGACCGGCCGCGGCAGCAAGCTCAACTTCGACTTGCTGCAGACGCTCATGGACAAGGTCGGCCTGCCGTTCGTCCTGCACGCCGCCTCGGGCATCCCGCTGGACCAGATGCAGAAGGCGTGCGCCATGGGCGTGTGCAAGGTCAACGTCGCCACCCGCATCAGCATGGCGCTGATCCAGGGCACCGCGGAGCGCCTGGCCGAGAACCCCGACCAGAAGGACTTCCGCAAGGTGTTCGACAAGGGCATGGTGCGTGTGAAGGAAGTCGTGGACGAGTACGTGGACCTGTTTGGCTGCGCCGGCAAGGCCGGCAAGGGCTGGTACCTGGGGCCGCAAAACGTGGCCATCACCAAGGAGTCGCCCGAGTAG
- a CDS encoding DUF1559 domain-containing protein → MRRGFTLIELLVVIAIIAILAAILFPVFAKAREKARQTSCLSNVKQLGLAILQYAQDYDERLPLDGTHPLASGYPIAPYWDARITPYVKNDQIFRCPSAAGGTRNYRYNAYRGGTHNSSGSPQTPPAPHSLGQITSPANTVLLVDIPAAGYLNTLGAWSIRSEGDFIEVHNGGANFGLADGHAKWVKQPTALYTGGGWLAARGWSM, encoded by the coding sequence ATGAGACGTGGCTTTACGCTCATCGAGTTGCTGGTCGTCATCGCCATCATCGCCATCCTGGCGGCCATCCTGTTTCCGGTCTTCGCCAAGGCCCGCGAGAAGGCGCGACAAACGAGCTGCTTGAGCAACGTCAAGCAGTTGGGTCTGGCCATCTTGCAGTACGCACAGGACTACGACGAGCGGCTGCCGTTGGACGGGACGCACCCGTTGGCCAGCGGCTACCCGATCGCGCCGTACTGGGATGCCCGGATCACGCCGTACGTCAAGAACGACCAGATCTTCCGCTGCCCGTCAGCGGCTGGCGGGACCCGCAACTACCGCTACAACGCCTACCGCGGCGGGACGCACAACAGCAGCGGCTCCCCCCAGACGCCACCCGCGCCGCACTCGCTGGGTCAGATCACCAGCCCGGCCAACACCGTGCTGCTGGTAGACATCCCCGCCGCTGGCTATCTGAACACGCTGGGGGCCTGGTCCATCCGCAGCGAGGGCGACTTCATCGAAGTCCACAACGGCGGCGCGAACTTCGGTCTGGCCGACGGGCATGCCAAGTGGGTCAAGCAGCCGACGGCGCTGTACACCGGCGGCGGCTGGCTGGCGGCCAGGGGCTGGAGCATGTAG
- the uvrA gene encoding excinuclease ABC subunit UvrA, with protein sequence MSDHITIRHAHEHNLRDVDLTLPKNSLIVFTGVSGSGKSSLAFDTLFAEGQRRYVESLSTYARQFLQQMGKPAVGHIEGLAPAIAIDQGARSHNPRSTVATVTEVYDHLRVLYAAIGRRHCPQCGREIGSQTRETIIGRVLSLPAGERVQILAPLVTGRKGEFRDLFEDFLKRGYLRARVDGQEIRLDDPPALSRYRRHDIELVLDRVTIGPDIRSRVAEAVDEACRLAEGRVIITRPEAEDLLLSTRYACAKCNLSFEEPTHADFSFNTPRGMCPACNGLGVDKQLVPELLVPDDSLSLVTGAIPAMQSLRSNWRRQWFESIGRHYGFDITTPWRDLSAEHRRLLLYGSGDEKIEFKFYNPRSNWSWRHVGVFKGLMWELEGRYRQIKARSILKHFEAAMRTRACPVCHGQRLKPESLAITVGGKSIADVAALDIATAKGFFDDLVLSDAEALIAEDALKEIRDRLSFLSYVGLHYLTLDRGAPSLSGGESQRIRLASQVGSGLVDVLYILDEPSIGLHHADQGKLLDSLLRLRDLGNTVVVVEHDEQTIRAADRVVDFGPGAGEKGGRVVAVGTPTQIARSRDSLTGRYLSGHLSIPIPAARRNGNGQRLRLVGARHNNLRDLTVELPLQRFICVTGVSGSGKSSLVTDTLYPALARELMRAEGEPGDYDRLEGLEHLDKVILIDQDPIGRTPRSNPATYTGVLTHIRDLYAQLPEAQRRGYKPGRFSFNVPEGRCSACEGHGALKLESDFMADVWVTCEVCEGRRFDRETLEVAYRGKTIAEVLDLEVGDALAHFANQPKISQILQTLVDVGLGYIRLGQPATTISGGEAQRVKLAKELARPRTGHTLYILDEPTTGLHFHDVQQLLDVLHRFVNEGNTVLVVEHHPDVIKTADHVIDMGPEGGANGGLIVAQGTPEHVAHEGLWEGSPTPTALMLREVLGRREDAPLWEGSPTPTVAVGDRSHRRRNSLLVRGAREHNLRNVEVEIPRRKLTVISGVSGSGKTSLALDTLYAEGQRRFVESLSSYARQFVDQMPKPKVDRIAGLPPAIAIDQSGRGYSPRSTVGTTTEIYDYLRVLFARCGQPHCPACGAEVGAMTISQIVDAILTEADGRQALLCAPVEPQGNEEYGTLLERLRREGWQRVRIDGEVQRLPIEAQLSRRRRHAVEVVVDRVTIGPRQRSRLAEAVEAAFRLATEIVVATGNGGLPPTPSLKGPSDGGLPPTPSLKGGGTDSPPPSGGGRGGDAVSTAQERRFSKLHSCLACGASYQPVTPRSFSFNHYDGWCKACYGLGFPWGDPEAVCPACHGARIRPEAAHVRLRGMTILDLCNLPLRECAAFFDDFRLTPRERPKAQEIIPEIRGRLRFLNEVGLDYLTLARTAPTLSGGEAQRVKLAGQLGCGLTGVMYVLDEPTVGVHPADNDRMLTALKALRDEGNTLVVVEHDPQTLAVADHIIDIGPGAGPAGGRVVAAGTPKQVARCRESVTGQFLAGKLRVEVPERRRGLPGADGVGVGDPTHTGTGVGALTDRDCGGEGWLTIVGAREHNLKRVTVSIPLGVMTCVTGPSGSGKSTLVDDVLFRAIARSYGTDGAGTPGAHEELQGLEQIDKVINIDQTPIGGTPRSNPCSYVGAFDIIREVFASLPEAKLRGFRPGRFSFNMKGGRCEVCQGMGSRCVQMHFLPDVWVTCETCNGARYNPETLAVRYRGRNIAEVLGMTIAQARELFAAIPRLARRLQVLCDVGLGYLPMGQSAPTLSGGEAQRVKLARELARPVRDHTLYLLDEPTTGLHVADVKQLLAVLSRLVDNGHSVVIIEHNLDVIKSADYVIDLGPGGGDRGGELVAAGRPEEVAACRRSATAPYLKAALGLPE encoded by the coding sequence GTGTCCGATCACATCACCATCCGCCACGCCCACGAGCATAATCTCCGGGACGTGGACTTGACGCTCCCCAAGAACTCCCTCATCGTCTTCACCGGCGTGAGCGGCTCCGGCAAATCCTCGCTCGCCTTCGACACGCTGTTTGCCGAGGGGCAGCGGCGCTACGTCGAGTCCCTTTCCACCTATGCCCGGCAGTTCCTCCAACAGATGGGCAAACCAGCCGTCGGGCACATCGAGGGGTTGGCCCCGGCCATTGCCATTGACCAGGGCGCGCGCAGCCACAACCCCCGCTCCACCGTGGCCACTGTCACCGAGGTCTACGATCACCTGCGCGTGCTGTATGCCGCCATCGGGCGGCGGCACTGCCCGCAGTGCGGCCGGGAGATCGGCAGCCAGACCCGCGAGACGATCATCGGCCGGGTGCTCAGCCTGCCCGCCGGGGAGAGGGTGCAGATCCTTGCGCCGCTTGTAACCGGCCGCAAGGGTGAGTTCCGCGACCTGTTCGAGGACTTCCTCAAGCGCGGCTACCTGCGGGCGCGCGTGGATGGGCAGGAGATCCGCCTCGACGACCCGCCCGCCCTGAGCCGCTACCGCCGCCACGACATCGAGCTGGTGCTGGATCGTGTCACCATTGGGCCTGACATCCGCTCGCGCGTGGCCGAGGCCGTGGATGAGGCCTGCCGCCTGGCCGAGGGCCGCGTCATCATCACCCGCCCCGAGGCGGAGGACCTGCTGCTCTCCACCCGCTACGCCTGCGCCAAGTGCAACCTCAGCTTCGAGGAGCCGACGCACGCCGACTTCTCCTTCAACACCCCGCGTGGCATGTGCCCGGCCTGCAACGGCCTGGGCGTGGACAAACAGCTTGTGCCCGAGCTGCTCGTGCCCGATGACAGCCTCTCGCTGGTGACGGGGGCCATCCCCGCGATGCAGTCGCTGCGCAGCAACTGGCGACGGCAGTGGTTCGAAAGCATCGGCCGCCACTACGGCTTCGACATCACCACCCCGTGGCGCGACCTGTCCGCGGAGCACCGGCGCCTCCTGCTGTACGGGTCGGGCGACGAGAAGATCGAGTTCAAGTTCTACAACCCGCGCAGCAACTGGTCGTGGCGCCACGTCGGCGTCTTCAAGGGTCTGATGTGGGAGTTGGAGGGGCGCTACCGGCAGATCAAGGCGCGCTCCATCCTGAAGCACTTCGAGGCGGCCATGCGCACCCGGGCCTGCCCCGTGTGCCACGGCCAGCGCCTCAAGCCCGAGAGCCTCGCCATCACTGTGGGCGGCAAGTCCATCGCCGACGTGGCCGCCCTGGACATCGCGACCGCGAAGGGCTTCTTCGACGACCTCGTGCTGTCCGATGCCGAGGCGCTCATCGCCGAGGACGCGCTCAAGGAGATCCGCGACCGGCTCTCCTTCCTGAGCTACGTGGGGCTGCACTACCTCACGCTCGACCGCGGCGCGCCCTCGCTCTCCGGTGGCGAATCCCAGCGCATCCGCCTGGCCTCACAGGTGGGCAGCGGGCTGGTGGATGTGCTCTACATCCTCGACGAGCCCTCCATCGGCCTGCACCATGCCGACCAGGGCAAGCTCCTCGACTCGCTGCTGCGCCTGCGCGACCTGGGCAACACGGTCGTCGTGGTCGAGCATGACGAGCAGACGATCCGCGCGGCCGACCGGGTCGTGGACTTCGGCCCCGGCGCCGGGGAGAAGGGCGGGCGCGTCGTGGCGGTCGGCACGCCGACACAGATCGCCCGCAGCCGTGACTCACTCACCGGCCGCTACCTGTCCGGCCATCTGAGCATCCCCATCCCGGCCGCGCGTCGGAACGGCAACGGGCAGAGACTCCGTCTGGTCGGCGCCCGCCACAACAACCTGCGCGACCTGACCGTCGAGCTGCCGCTGCAGCGCTTCATCTGCGTCACCGGCGTCTCCGGTTCGGGCAAGAGCTCGCTCGTGACAGACACGCTCTACCCGGCCCTGGCGCGGGAGCTGATGCGCGCGGAAGGCGAGCCGGGTGACTACGACCGCCTGGAGGGGCTCGAGCACCTCGACAAGGTCATCCTGATTGACCAGGACCCCATCGGCCGCACCCCGCGCAGCAACCCCGCCACCTACACCGGCGTGCTCACCCACATCCGCGACCTGTACGCGCAGCTGCCCGAGGCGCAGCGGCGCGGCTACAAGCCCGGGCGCTTCTCGTTCAATGTCCCCGAGGGCCGCTGCAGTGCCTGCGAGGGCCACGGGGCGCTCAAGCTCGAATCCGACTTCATGGCCGACGTCTGGGTCACGTGCGAGGTCTGCGAGGGCCGGCGCTTCGACCGCGAGACGCTCGAGGTCGCCTACCGGGGCAAGACCATCGCCGAGGTGCTGGACCTGGAGGTCGGCGACGCCCTGGCGCACTTCGCCAATCAGCCCAAGATCAGCCAGATCCTGCAGACGCTGGTGGATGTCGGCCTCGGCTACATCCGCCTCGGCCAGCCAGCCACGACCATCTCCGGCGGCGAGGCCCAGCGCGTGAAGCTGGCCAAGGAGCTGGCGCGGCCGCGCACCGGTCACACGCTGTATATCCTCGACGAGCCCACCACCGGCCTGCACTTCCACGATGTGCAGCAGCTCCTGGATGTCCTGCACCGCTTCGTGAACGAGGGCAACACCGTGCTCGTGGTCGAGCACCACCCGGATGTCATCAAGACAGCCGACCACGTGATTGACATGGGCCCCGAGGGCGGGGCGAACGGCGGCCTGATCGTGGCCCAGGGCACGCCGGAGCACGTCGCGCACGAAGGCCTGTGGGAGGGGTCACCGACCCCGACCGCGCTGATGTTGCGGGAGGTGCTAGGGAGGAGAGAGGACGCTCCCCTGTGGGAGGGGTCACCGACCCCGACAGTCGCGGTCGGTGACCGCTCCCACAGGCGCAGGAACTCCCTCCTCGTCCGCGGCGCGCGGGAGCACAACCTCCGCAACGTCGAGGTGGAGATCCCTCGCCGCAAGCTGACGGTCATCTCCGGGGTGAGCGGCTCGGGCAAGACCTCACTGGCGCTCGACACGCTCTATGCCGAGGGTCAGCGCCGCTTCGTGGAGTCGCTGTCCTCGTACGCGCGGCAGTTCGTGGACCAGATGCCCAAGCCCAAGGTGGACCGCATCGCCGGGCTGCCGCCGGCCATCGCCATTGACCAGTCCGGGCGCGGCTACTCGCCCCGCTCCACCGTCGGCACCACGACGGAGATCTACGACTACCTGCGCGTGCTGTTCGCCCGCTGTGGACAGCCGCATTGCCCCGCCTGTGGGGCCGAAGTCGGGGCCATGACGATCAGCCAGATCGTGGACGCTATCCTGACCGAGGCCGACGGGCGGCAGGCCCTCCTGTGCGCGCCCGTCGAGCCGCAGGGCAACGAGGAGTACGGGACGCTGCTGGAGCGCCTGCGCCGCGAGGGCTGGCAGCGCGTGCGGATTGATGGCGAGGTGCAGCGCCTGCCGATCGAGGCCCAGCTCAGCCGCCGCCGCAGGCATGCCGTGGAGGTGGTCGTGGATCGCGTGACCATCGGCCCGCGGCAGCGCTCGCGCCTGGCCGAGGCCGTTGAGGCGGCGTTCCGGTTGGCGACAGAGATTGTGGTGGCGACCGGCAACGGCGGCCTACCCCCTACCCCCTCCCTAAAGGGACCGAGCGACGGCGGCCTACCCCCTACCCCCTCCCTGAAGGGAGGGGGAACGGACTCACCCCCCCCTTCAGGGGGGGGACGGGGGGGGGACGCCGTTTCGACAGCGCAGGAGCGCCGCTTCTCCAAGCTCCACTCCTGCCTCGCCTGCGGGGCGAGCTACCAGCCCGTCACGCCGCGCAGCTTCTCCTTCAACCACTACGACGGCTGGTGCAAGGCCTGTTACGGTCTGGGCTTCCCGTGGGGCGACCCCGAGGCCGTCTGCCCGGCCTGTCACGGCGCGCGCATCCGCCCCGAGGCGGCCCACGTGCGCCTGCGCGGGATGACGATCCTCGATCTGTGTAACCTGCCGCTGCGCGAGTGCGCTGCGTTCTTCGACGACTTCAGGCTCACCCCGCGCGAGCGCCCGAAGGCGCAGGAGATCATCCCGGAGATCCGGGGACGGCTCCGTTTCCTCAACGAGGTCGGCCTGGACTACCTCACCCTGGCCCGCACGGCCCCGACCCTCTCGGGCGGCGAGGCCCAGCGCGTGAAGCTCGCTGGACAGCTCGGCTGCGGCCTCACTGGCGTGATGTACGTGCTCGATGAGCCCACCGTGGGTGTTCACCCGGCGGACAATGACCGGATGCTGACAGCACTCAAGGCGCTGCGCGATGAGGGCAACACGCTCGTCGTCGTCGAGCACGATCCCCAGACGCTGGCAGTCGCCGATCACATCATTGACATCGGCCCGGGCGCCGGACCGGCAGGCGGACGGGTCGTGGCCGCGGGGACGCCGAAGCAGGTGGCGCGGTGCAGGGAGTCGGTGACGGGGCAGTTCCTGGCCGGGAAGCTGCGGGTGGAGGTGCCGGAGCGGCGGCGGGGGTTGCCCGGAGCGGACGGCGTCGGGGTCGGTGACCCCACCCACACCGGGACAGGCGTGGGAGCGCTCACCGACCGCGACTGCGGAGGAGAGGGCTGGCTCACCATCGTCGGCGCGCGGGAGCACAACCTCAAGCGCGTGACGGTCTCCATCCCCCTCGGGGTGATGACCTGCGTTACGGGCCCCTCCGGCTCAGGCAAGAGCACCCTCGTGGATGACGTGCTCTTTCGCGCCATTGCCCGCAGCTACGGCACCGACGGCGCGGGGACGCCGGGAGCGCATGAGGAGCTGCAGGGGCTGGAGCAGATTGACAAGGTCATCAACATAGACCAGACGCCCATCGGCGGCACGCCCCGCTCGAACCCGTGCAGCTATGTCGGGGCCTTCGACATCATCCGCGAGGTGTTCGCTTCGCTGCCCGAGGCGAAGCTGCGCGGCTTCCGGCCCGGCCGGTTCTCCTTCAACATGAAGGGGGGGCGCTGCGAGGTCTGCCAGGGCATGGGCAGCCGCTGCGTGCAGATGCACTTCCTGCCGGATGTGTGGGTCACGTGCGAGACCTGCAACGGGGCGCGCTACAACCCCGAGACGCTCGCTGTCCGCTACCGGGGTCGCAACATCGCCGAGGTCCTGGGCATGACCATCGCGCAGGCGCGCGAGCTGTTCGCGGCCATCCCCCGGCTGGCCCGGCGGCTGCAGGTGTTGTGCGACGTGGGCCTGGGGTATCTGCCCATGGGCCAGTCCGCGCCGACGCTGTCGGGCGGCGAGGCGCAGCGGGTCAAGCTCGCGCGCGAGCTGGCTCGCCCGGTGCGCGACCACACACTCTACCTGCTCGATGAGCCCACGACGGGCCTACACGTGGCCGATGTCAAGCAACTGCTCGCGGTGCTCAGCCGCCTGGTGGACAACGGGCACAGCGTGGTCATCATCGAGCACAACCTCGATGTCATCAAGAGCGCCGACTACGTGATTGACCTGGGGCCCGGCGGCGGGGACCGGGGCGGGGAGCTGGTGGCGGCGGGAAGGCCGGAGGAGGTGGCCGCCTGCCGGCGCTCCGCCACGGCTCCGTACCTGAAAGCTGCGCTGGGCCTCCCGGAATAG
- a CDS encoding Gfo/Idh/MocA family oxidoreductase — translation MSMQPVKYGVIGCGVIGPTHMKPAATTDILDLVAVADLIPERAQKAAETYNVPKVYGPGLDLIADPEIELVVLAMPTCHRKELALAAFAAGKHVLTEKPVAMNAGDVEDLIAARGSLKAACCSSRYRFITHHQVAADFIASGKLGELREVYMRSAFPAGPAPTEPRPEWRLKRHLNGGGFLMNWGCYDLDYLMGLTGWQLKPEKCFAQTWQIPSHIAWHIPEGSDAETQYTALIRCAGGTILSVERGEYMPLASESAWQIIGTQGSLRLTMTAVTASGPKASAGASNWKQILYDELTEDQGTVSTVLWEGEEDLAMVSAGPVTDLARAIREDRDPKTTLEKALVVQKITDAIYASAAAGDAVAV, via the coding sequence ATGTCCATGCAACCCGTGAAGTACGGCGTCATCGGCTGTGGCGTGATCGGGCCGACGCACATGAAGCCCGCCGCCACGACCGACATTCTCGACCTCGTGGCCGTGGCCGATCTCATCCCCGAGCGCGCCCAGAAGGCGGCCGAGACCTACAACGTGCCGAAGGTCTATGGCCCCGGCCTCGATCTCATCGCCGACCCGGAGATCGAGCTGGTCGTGCTGGCCATGCCGACCTGCCACCGCAAGGAGCTGGCCCTGGCGGCCTTCGCAGCCGGCAAGCATGTCCTGACCGAGAAGCCGGTGGCGATGAATGCGGGCGACGTCGAGGACCTCATCGCCGCGCGCGGGAGCCTCAAAGCCGCGTGCTGCTCTTCCCGCTACCGGTTCATCACCCACCACCAGGTCGCGGCGGACTTCATCGCCTCGGGGAAGCTTGGCGAGCTGCGCGAGGTCTACATGCGCTCCGCCTTCCCCGCCGGCCCGGCCCCCACTGAGCCGCGCCCCGAGTGGCGCCTGAAGCGGCACCTCAACGGCGGTGGCTTCCTGATGAACTGGGGTTGCTATGACCTCGACTACCTCATGGGCCTGACTGGCTGGCAGCTCAAGCCCGAGAAGTGCTTCGCCCAGACGTGGCAGATCCCGTCCCACATCGCCTGGCACATTCCCGAGGGCAGCGACGCCGAGACGCAGTACACGGCGCTGATCCGCTGCGCGGGCGGGACGATTCTGTCGGTCGAGCGCGGGGAGTACATGCCGCTGGCCAGCGAGAGCGCGTGGCAGATCATCGGCACGCAGGGCTCGCTGCGGCTGACGATGACCGCCGTCACGGCCTCCGGCCCCAAGGCCTCGGCCGGCGCCTCGAACTGGAAGCAGATCCTCTACGATGAACTGACCGAGGACCAAGGTACGGTCTCGACAGTGCTGTGGGAGGGGGAGGAGGACCTGGCGATGGTCAGTGCCGGTCCGGTGACGGATCTGGCGCGGGCCATCCGCGAAGATCGCGACCCGAAGACGACGCTGGAGAAGGCGCTGGTGGTGCAGAAGATCACGGACGCGATCTATGCGTCCGCGGCGGCGGGAGACGCCGTAGCCGTGTAG